The genomic segment CATTCCTTTTTGAGTTCCTGCTTGATCTTTTTTGCAGATTTTGAATCAAGCTTGGTAAACTTGGTAACGTAATCATGAGTCCATCTTTGGATTTGATCCATTTTCTCTGGATCCTCTTTTTCCAAAATCTCTTTTACTTCCGCCAATGAAATTGGCTGACTTTTCTTTACTTGTTCCATTATTTCACACCGAACGGTTTGATATGGTCCAATCTAGTGATTAAGGTTTTCGTCTTGTTACCTAGCTTGACATCTATGGTTACTGCACGTCTTCCAACCGCAGTTATCGTTCCAACTTTGCCGTGGTATCTTCGGTGTGGTAAAGACTTGTGCTGTCTTGGATCTACAATCACCAGTGCCTGGTCACCTTCTTTGTATTCTCTCATCAAAAACGCCACTCCACGTGGTTGTTGTTTTGTTAGTGCGGATCTGGACTTGTGTCTAAATCCATGAGAGTGACCAGATGGCTTCTTTGTAGTCATACAAAAAAAGGGGTTTGGAGCCCTTATTTTAAACCTTAGACCTATTCCTCTTCGGCTTTCTTCTTCTTTTTGGTCTCATCCTCTGGATCGGCAACTCCGCCTTCGGTAACCGTAAAGATTACCTCTTCCTCTGGATGGTGAGGACTGTCTACCATTCTGGCAATTCTCTTTTTGCCAGATTTCTTAAAGTAGATTCTATACGTGCTGGTGTGTGCAACTACGTTTCCTCCAATTGCCTTGATTGGATCACCAAAGAAGACATCAGGGGATGCTTGAACTTGGTTTGTTGCAATTGCTGCACAGTTGTATGTTTCTGCTGTTCTAACTAATAGATGCATGAATCGGTTTAGTCTTTGCTGTCTTTCAGATAGTGTGCCTCTTCCGAGGTATTCAGATCTGAACAGACCTACTGCCGAGTCTGCAATGATTAGCTTGATGTTGTGTTGTTCTATAATGGCTCCAGCTTCCTCGAGGATCAGTGTTTGGTGTGCAGAGTTGTATGCGCGAGCAACGATGATGTTGTCCAGTACTTTTTCTGGATCCAATCCCTTTGCTTTTGCGATTGATACGACTCGTTCTGGTCGAAAAGTGTTCTCAGAGTCGACGTATAGTACGCCGCCGCCAAGTCCACCTTCTTCCTTTGGCTTTTGTACCATCACACATGCAGTATGACAGAACTGGGTTTTACCAGAGCCAAATTCACCATATACTTCGGTTAGTGCCTGGGTCTCGATTCCGCCGTCTAGTAGCTGGTCAAGACACTGTGTACCAGTTGAGATCTTGCCAATGTCCTGCCTTCTTTTGTAGATTTCAGTTGCAGTGACAAAATCCTTGGCAATTAGGCCCTGTTCGACTAGAACCTGCCTTGCCTTGGTCACTATCTTTTCTGCTGTCTCCTTGTCCATGCCAGTTACATCAGCGATATCGACTGGACCTCTGACAACTAGGTCCATAATGTTGTGTATGCCTGCGTCAGTCATCTTTTTGGTAGTGACTGGGCCTACACCGTCAAGACTATCAAGTCTTAATTCTTCTACCATACCGTAAGGTACCGTACCTTACCTAATTAAAGATGTCGGTT from the Nitrososphaerota archaeon genome contains:
- a CDS encoding RNA polymerase Rpb4 is translated as MEQVKKSQPISLAEVKEILEKEDPEKMDQIQRWTHDYVTKFTKLDSKSAKKIKQELKKECGLTDEEAVEIVNIMPTTLAELRAFTFGWKKLILAETLEKILNIIKGNS
- a CDS encoding 50S ribosomal protein L21 — encoded protein: MTTKKPSGHSHGFRHKSRSALTKQQPRGVAFLMREYKEGDQALVIVDPRQHKSLPHRRYHGKVGTITAVGRRAVTIDVKLGNKTKTLITRLDHIKPFGVK
- the radA gene encoding DNA repair and recombination protein RadA → MVEELRLDSLDGVGPVTTKKMTDAGIHNIMDLVVRGPVDIADVTGMDKETAEKIVTKARQVLVEQGLIAKDFVTATEIYKRRQDIGKISTGTQCLDQLLDGGIETQALTEVYGEFGSGKTQFCHTACVMVQKPKEEGGLGGGVLYVDSENTFRPERVVSIAKAKGLDPEKVLDNIIVARAYNSAHQTLILEEAGAIIEQHNIKLIIADSAVGLFRSEYLGRGTLSERQQRLNRFMHLLVRTAETYNCAAIATNQVQASPDVFFGDPIKAIGGNVVAHTSTYRIYFKKSGKKRIARMVDSPHHPEEEVIFTVTEGGVADPEDETKKKKKAEEE